A single genomic interval of Nostoc commune NIES-4072 harbors:
- a CDS encoding P-loop NTPase fold protein encodes MKTTLNLSRFYKACNPSYTLNISNVLDRQYYIDFADVRGCKIVEELQRTIIRISPDEPTCQLFTGHIGCGKSTELQRLKTELELAGFHVVYFESSQDLDMADIDISDILLSVARQVSASLEGINVKLKPGYFTNLFKEVGDFLQSPIELSGQAELSLGIAKITAKTKDSTQTRNQLRQYLEPRTNSILQAINEEILEKAVEQLKLRGQKGLVVIVDNLDRVDMRPLASGRSQPEYLFIDRGEQLRRLKCHLVYTIPLTLIFSNEYETLKNRLGGGIAPKVLPMVLVRQRDGSDYEPGMSLVRQLVLARAFPEVPLNERLLLITELFDHSQTLDRICRVSGGHIRNLLGLLYSCLQREDPPFSRDCLEAVIKDYRDDLLLAIDESQWELLFEVVQQQRVKGESDYQSLLRSMYLFEYRDPLGRWFGISPALAETEKVLAWQQKK; translated from the coding sequence ATGAAAACGACATTAAATTTGTCACGTTTTTATAAAGCATGTAATCCAAGCTATACGCTTAATATAAGTAACGTGTTAGATCGCCAGTATTACATAGATTTTGCTGATGTTCGTGGTTGCAAGATTGTGGAAGAATTGCAGCGGACTATCATTCGGATTTCTCCTGATGAGCCAACCTGTCAGTTATTTACGGGCCATATTGGCTGCGGGAAGTCAACGGAATTGCAGCGCCTCAAGACAGAACTAGAATTAGCAGGATTTCATGTAGTTTATTTTGAGTCCAGTCAAGACTTAGATATGGCGGATATTGATATCAGCGATATTTTGCTGAGTGTAGCCCGTCAAGTTAGTGCCAGTTTAGAAGGCATTAACGTCAAACTCAAACCTGGTTACTTTACCAATTTATTTAAAGAAGTAGGCGATTTTTTGCAAAGCCCCATAGAGCTTTCTGGACAAGCAGAGTTATCGTTGGGTATTGCCAAAATTACCGCTAAAACCAAAGATAGTACCCAGACGCGGAATCAACTAAGGCAATATCTGGAGCCACGTACCAATAGTATTTTGCAAGCGATCAACGAAGAAATTCTCGAAAAGGCTGTTGAACAGCTAAAACTACGGGGTCAAAAAGGATTAGTAGTAATTGTAGATAATTTGGATCGAGTGGATATGCGTCCCTTAGCATCGGGGCGATCGCAACCAGAATATCTCTTTATCGACCGAGGCGAACAGCTACGCCGACTCAAATGCCACCTAGTTTATACAATTCCTCTAACGTTAATTTTCTCCAATGAGTATGAGACATTGAAAAATCGTTTGGGGGGAGGGATTGCGCCAAAAGTACTACCTATGGTATTGGTGCGCCAAAGAGATGGCAGTGACTATGAACCAGGGATGTCACTAGTCCGCCAATTAGTTTTAGCAAGAGCTTTTCCAGAAGTTCCTTTGAATGAAAGGCTTTTATTAATTACAGAATTATTTGATCACTCCCAAACTTTGGATCGGATATGTCGCGTTAGTGGTGGTCATATTCGTAATTTATTAGGTTTACTTTATAGCTGCCTACAACGAGAAGATCCACCCTTTTCTAGGGACTGCTTAGAAGCCGTGATTAAAGACTACCGCGACGATTTGCTATTAGCTATTGATGAATCCCAGTGGGAATTATTGTTTGAAGTAGTGCAGCAGCAGAGAGTTAAAGGTGAGTCTGATTACCAAAGCTTACTAAGAAGCATGTATCTGTTTGAATATCGTGATCCTCTGGGGCGATGGTTTGGCATCAGTCCAGCCTTAGCAGAAACAGAAAAAGTTTTAGCTTGGCAACAAAAAAAGTAA
- the ftsZ gene encoding cell division protein FtsZ, whose protein sequence is MTLDNNQGLNYKNSQSTGQPGFSLAVNSTNPFNNSGLNFGQNHDNKKISTENSRIGEIVPGRVANIKVIGVGGGGGNAVNRMIESDVSGVEFWSINTDAQALTLAGAPSRLQIGQKLTRGLGAGGNPAIGQKAAEESRDEIATALEGADLVFITAGMGGGTGTGAAPIVAEVAKEMGALTVGVVTRPFVFEGRRRTSQAEQGIEGLKSRVDTLIIIPNNKLLEVIPEQTPVQEAFRYADDVLRQGVQGISDIITIPGLVNVDFADVRAVMADAGSALMGIGVSSGKSRAREAAIAAISSPLLECSIEGARGVVFNITGGTDLTLHEVNAAAEAIYEVVDPNANIIFGAVIDDRLQGEVRITVIATGFTGEVQAAVQQSVANVRVAPNTSKRPTTQQPPVNPPTSTPSSTPTPTPIPEPKEKPGLDIPDFLRNRRTPRN, encoded by the coding sequence ATGACACTTGATAATAACCAAGGACTTAACTATAAAAATTCCCAATCTACGGGACAGCCGGGGTTCTCTCTGGCAGTTAACTCGACCAATCCCTTTAATAACTCTGGGTTGAACTTCGGACAAAATCACGATAATAAGAAGATTTCTACGGAAAATAGCCGAATTGGCGAGATTGTTCCTGGTCGGGTTGCCAACATCAAAGTGATTGGTGTCGGTGGTGGCGGTGGCAATGCCGTTAACCGCATGATTGAATCTGATGTCTCTGGGGTAGAGTTTTGGTCAATTAACACTGATGCCCAAGCTCTTACCTTAGCTGGCGCTCCCAGTAGATTACAAATTGGACAGAAGCTAACACGGGGTTTAGGAGCAGGTGGTAATCCTGCTATTGGTCAAAAGGCAGCAGAGGAATCACGAGACGAAATTGCTACAGCTTTAGAGGGTGCAGACCTAGTATTTATCACTGCTGGTATGGGGGGTGGTACTGGGACAGGTGCAGCGCCGATAGTGGCAGAAGTAGCAAAGGAAATGGGCGCTCTCACTGTTGGTGTAGTCACACGTCCATTTGTGTTTGAGGGACGCCGCCGTACCAGCCAAGCGGAACAAGGTATTGAAGGGCTAAAAAGTAGGGTAGATACACTGATCATTATCCCCAACAACAAACTACTGGAAGTGATCCCCGAACAAACACCTGTGCAAGAAGCTTTTCGTTATGCAGATGATGTACTGCGTCAAGGGGTGCAAGGTATTTCTGATATCATCACGATCCCCGGTTTGGTAAACGTTGACTTTGCTGATGTCCGAGCTGTGATGGCAGATGCGGGATCGGCATTGATGGGAATTGGCGTTAGCTCTGGAAAATCTAGAGCTAGAGAAGCTGCGATCGCAGCTATTTCTTCACCATTATTAGAATGTTCTATTGAAGGTGCTAGAGGGGTTGTCTTTAATATTACTGGTGGTACTGATCTCACTTTGCATGAAGTGAATGCAGCCGCAGAAGCAATTTATGAAGTAGTTGATCCCAACGCCAATATTATTTTTGGGGCTGTAATTGATGACAGACTCCAAGGTGAGGTAAGAATTACTGTAATTGCCACCGGGTTTACAGGTGAAGTGCAAGCTGCGGTACAACAAAGCGTGGCTAACGTTCGAGTAGCACCTAATACCTCGAAACGACCAACAACACAGCAACCACCTGTTAATCCGCCAACCTCAACTCCAAGTTCAACTCCAACTCCAACTCCAATTCCAGAACCGAAAGAAAAACCAGGATTAGATATACCTGATTTTCTGAGAAACCGACGTACACCACGGAATTAA
- the grxC gene encoding glutaredoxin 3, with amino-acid sequence MAAKVEIYTWKTCPFCIRAKSLLKNKGVEFIEYSIDGDETARNKMAQRANGRRSVPQIFINDDHIGGCDDIHALDSQGKLDELLTSSNV; translated from the coding sequence ATGGCTGCAAAAGTAGAAATTTACACTTGGAAAACTTGCCCATTTTGCATTCGTGCCAAAAGTTTGCTAAAGAACAAGGGAGTTGAATTTATTGAATACAGCATTGATGGAGATGAGACAGCCAGAAATAAAATGGCTCAAAGAGCAAATGGACGGCGCTCTGTACCGCAAATTTTTATCAATGATGATCACATAGGTGGTTGTGATGATATCCACGCTTTAGACAGTCAAGGCAAGCTAGATGAACTACTAACTTCTAGCAACGTGTAG
- a CDS encoding cell division protein FtsQ/DivIB produces MAGIISVSRTDLAQRRKKLRRQRQMKIIQAIWRTFAITGLAVGLLWVAIQPVWVLKSPKQVAIKSGNQSLSDETTQSLLVLSYPQSLWRIEPAAIANSLKKQPTIAEAIVRRRLFPPGLNIEIQERVPVAVTQTPSGQNQGTGNKKVTIGLLDASGAWMPLEKYTSLNPTKKLPNLRVIGLPKQYCLYWPQLHQAVSQSPIKVMEIDCQNPANLILKTELGNVHLGVPGPQLSEQIKVLAQMRHLAAKLNSGQIEYIDLKNPEFPLVQMNQKEQKITSKTPKNI; encoded by the coding sequence ATGGCTGGCATAATATCAGTTTCCCGCACCGATCTAGCCCAGCGTCGTAAGAAATTACGTCGGCAGAGGCAGATGAAAATTATTCAAGCTATTTGGCGAACTTTTGCCATTACCGGTTTGGCGGTTGGATTGCTGTGGGTGGCAATTCAACCAGTGTGGGTACTAAAAAGTCCTAAACAAGTAGCGATCAAATCAGGCAATCAGTCCCTGTCAGATGAGACAACTCAATCACTGTTGGTGCTATCTTACCCCCAATCTTTGTGGCGGATTGAACCGGCAGCGATCGCTAACTCTTTGAAGAAACAACCAACTATTGCCGAAGCGATCGTTAGACGCCGCTTGTTTCCTCCTGGATTAAACATCGAAATCCAAGAACGAGTTCCTGTAGCCGTGACTCAAACACCAAGTGGGCAAAATCAAGGCACTGGCAACAAAAAAGTCACAATCGGCTTACTAGATGCAAGCGGGGCCTGGATGCCTTTAGAAAAATACACATCACTGAATCCTACTAAGAAATTACCCAATCTCAGAGTAATTGGATTGCCCAAACAATACTGTCTCTATTGGCCTCAACTTCATCAAGCTGTAAGCCAAAGTCCCATAAAGGTAATGGAAATTGATTGCCAAAATCCAGCGAATTTAATTTTGAAAACAGAACTAGGAAATGTGCATCTCGGCGTTCCGGGCCCCCAACTGTCTGAACAAATTAAAGTACTCGCCCAAATGCGTCATTTAGCAGCAAAACTAAATTCCGGCCAAATAGAGTATATTGATCTGAAAAATCCCGAATTTCCATTAGTACAGATGAACCAAAAAGAACAAAAAATAACTTCCAAAACTCCTAAAAACATCTAG
- a CDS encoding XDD4 family exosortase-dependent surface protein, giving the protein MSQLYSKKIVGYATYCISTLAVVMSQMPRADAASMTFSATGTNPISGGSSTALSAKAVFDDSIAGKLTLTLTNTGPGASAPSDVLTGIFWDYAGSSLTNLTLSSAKAPTVIKNNLTTGTNVDLTKVGGNTVEWGFAKTTASTGLGGANGVANPVTQHYGIGTAGFGISPGFGLSGGQQFNYGIITGYDSPNPAVSGGTFVKDSATFVFSGLPTGFDLTKIQNIRFQYGTGLDEPSTYYIAPPPPPKRVPESSATVALGLFALGALRVAKKKPLVSA; this is encoded by the coding sequence GTGTCTCAACTATATTCCAAGAAGATAGTAGGTTATGCAACTTACTGTATATCAACATTAGCTGTGGTTATGTCGCAGATGCCAAGAGCAGATGCAGCCTCCATGACTTTCTCAGCCACAGGTACTAACCCAATATCAGGTGGAAGCAGTACAGCCCTTTCGGCAAAAGCTGTCTTTGATGATTCAATAGCAGGCAAGTTGACACTGACCCTTACTAATACAGGCCCAGGTGCATCAGCCCCTTCAGATGTTCTAACAGGAATTTTCTGGGATTATGCTGGATCTTCCTTAACAAACTTAACCTTGTCTTCAGCCAAAGCTCCAACCGTAATCAAGAATAATCTAACTACCGGAACTAATGTCGATCTTACCAAGGTTGGAGGAAATACAGTTGAATGGGGTTTTGCAAAGACTACCGCTAGTACAGGGCTGGGTGGTGCTAATGGCGTAGCTAACCCAGTAACTCAGCACTACGGTATTGGTACAGCAGGTTTTGGGATATCGCCTGGTTTCGGTCTTTCGGGTGGACAGCAATTCAATTACGGTATTATTACTGGTTACGATAGTCCAAATCCAGCAGTAAGTGGAGGGACTTTTGTGAAGGACTCTGCCACATTCGTTTTCTCAGGACTACCTACTGGCTTTGATTTAACAAAGATTCAGAATATTCGTTTTCAGTATGGTACTGGTTTAGATGAGCCTAGTACTTATTATATTGCTCCACCACCTCCACCTAAAAGAGTACCTGAGTCTAGTGCAACAGTTGCTCTTGGTTTATTTGCTCTAGGTGCGCTGAGAGTTGCCAAGAAAAAGCCTCTAGTCTCAGCTTAA
- the gshB gene encoding glutathione synthase, which translates to MKLAFIIDPIHLLDPCHDTSVALIEAAQILGHEVWVTQANLLSVVESKAWAVLQRVELVPVQLLEGRWVAVNPWYKLSDSCLTSLETMDAVFMRTDPPVNDSYLYATYILDYIDQNKTLVINSPSGIRGANEKMYALQFTKAIPETIVSADKQFIRQFVEAKGAAVLKPLGNKAGEGILFLQSGDRNFNSIVELSTFQGRVPVMVQTYLPEAKAGDKRIILLNGEPIGALNRLSSGTDFRNNMATGGTVAQTEITPREYEICTQVAERLRQDGLIFVGIDVIGGYLTEVNVTSPTGIREIDRLDGTHLGHQIIQWLEQTIKSKK; encoded by the coding sequence GTGAAACTGGCTTTTATCATTGATCCCATCCATTTGCTTGACCCGTGTCATGATACCAGTGTTGCCCTAATTGAAGCAGCGCAAATCCTGGGACACGAAGTTTGGGTGACTCAGGCAAATCTGCTGAGTGTGGTGGAGAGCAAAGCTTGGGCTGTCCTACAGCGAGTCGAACTTGTGCCAGTGCAGTTGCTGGAGGGACGTTGGGTAGCGGTGAATCCTTGGTATAAGTTGAGTGATTCTTGCTTAACTTCTTTAGAGACAATGGACGCCGTATTTATGCGGACAGATCCACCTGTCAATGATTCCTACCTCTATGCCACGTACATTCTGGATTACATTGACCAAAATAAAACCCTAGTGATTAACAGTCCTAGCGGTATCCGAGGGGCAAATGAAAAAATGTACGCCCTCCAGTTTACTAAAGCGATTCCAGAAACCATTGTCAGTGCTGATAAGCAGTTTATCCGGCAATTTGTCGAAGCCAAGGGAGCAGCAGTTCTCAAACCACTGGGTAACAAAGCTGGGGAAGGAATTTTGTTTTTGCAATCAGGCGATCGCAATTTTAACTCTATTGTCGAACTCAGTACCTTCCAAGGTCGAGTGCCTGTAATGGTGCAAACCTATTTACCGGAGGCAAAAGCAGGAGATAAGCGAATTATCCTACTCAATGGCGAACCAATTGGTGCGCTCAATCGCCTCTCTAGCGGAACTGATTTTCGCAATAATATGGCTACTGGTGGCACAGTTGCTCAAACCGAAATTACCCCAAGGGAGTATGAAATTTGTACTCAAGTAGCCGAACGGTTACGCCAAGACGGCTTAATTTTTGTAGGTATTGATGTTATTGGTGGCTACTTAACTGAAGTTAATGTCACTAGTCCTACTGGAATTCGTGAGATTGATCGCCTAGATGGTACTCACCTTGGCCATCAGATTATTCAATGGCTTGAACAGACAATAAAAAGCAAAAAATAA
- the hflX gene encoding GTPase HflX — METIFGNLQGLKSSQLKQLQRLYHQRIPGDRITTSEFSQRLAAISTEVNQPVCAYINRRGQVIRVGVGTPRQTQIPPLELPRYGAERLSGIRCIATHLKAEPPSEAALTAMALQRLDALVVLNITGTGFTRRGGGATGYVKEAYLAHLTPQDSRTLIPSSAAVKVEESQFGFAHSKQIQSPSWNISPPLGLDDLAEQDLVDLVENLEAEFQREFVAQEVDSDNDRVLIVGLMTSEITPLQFQDTLMELARLVDTAGGNVLQTIQQKRSRIHPQTVVGEGKVQEIALTAQTLGVNLVVFNRDLSPSQVRNLEMQIGIRVVDRTEVILDIFAQRAQSRAGKLQVELAQLEYMQPRLAGRGRAMSRLGGGIGTRGPGETKLETERRAIGQRISRLQKEVDQLQAHRSRLRQRRQHEEVPSVALVGYTNAGKSTLLNALTNAEVYTADQLFATLDPTTRRLVIPHGEANKPQEILITDTVGFIHELPASLMDAFRATLEEVTEADALLHLVDLSHPAWLRHIRSVREILAQMPITPGPALVVFNKIDQANSETLALAREEFPLAVFISASQRLGLETLRQRLAKLIEYAVDCS; from the coding sequence ATAGAAACTATTTTTGGAAATCTTCAAGGTCTGAAATCCAGCCAACTGAAGCAATTACAGAGGCTGTATCACCAGCGTATACCGGGCGATCGCATCACCACGTCCGAGTTTTCCCAGCGTCTGGCAGCAATTAGCACAGAAGTCAATCAGCCTGTGTGCGCCTACATCAACCGTCGCGGACAAGTGATTCGCGTCGGGGTAGGTACACCGCGTCAAACACAAATACCACCCCTAGAATTGCCTCGTTACGGTGCAGAACGACTCAGTGGTATTCGTTGTATCGCCACCCATCTCAAGGCAGAACCGCCTAGTGAAGCGGCGCTCACAGCGATGGCACTGCAACGCTTAGATGCCCTAGTTGTACTAAATATTACCGGAACCGGATTCACACGGCGGGGAGGCGGCGCAACTGGGTATGTGAAAGAAGCTTATCTAGCTCATCTGACACCCCAAGACTCTCGCACCCTGATTCCTAGCTCTGCTGCTGTCAAAGTAGAAGAAAGCCAATTCGGCTTCGCTCACTCTAAACAAATCCAATCCCCAAGTTGGAATATATCGCCACCTCTCGGCTTGGATGATCTGGCAGAACAGGATTTAGTAGACTTGGTAGAAAATCTGGAAGCGGAATTCCAACGCGAATTTGTCGCCCAGGAAGTAGATTCTGACAACGATCGCGTGCTAATTGTAGGGCTGATGACCAGTGAGATAACCCCTCTACAATTCCAAGACACCCTAATGGAATTGGCGCGTTTAGTTGATACAGCAGGGGGGAATGTATTACAGACAATACAACAAAAGCGATCGCGCATTCATCCCCAAACAGTAGTTGGCGAAGGTAAAGTGCAAGAGATTGCCCTAACAGCCCAAACACTAGGAGTTAATCTTGTCGTCTTTAACCGCGATCTCTCACCCTCCCAAGTCCGCAACTTAGAAATGCAAATTGGTATCCGGGTGGTTGACCGCACCGAAGTAATTTTGGATATCTTTGCCCAACGCGCTCAGTCCCGTGCTGGTAAGTTGCAAGTAGAACTAGCACAGTTAGAATACATGCAACCGCGATTGGCTGGTAGAGGTCGCGCCATGTCCCGATTGGGTGGTGGTATTGGAACTCGTGGCCCTGGTGAAACCAAACTGGAAACTGAACGCCGTGCCATTGGGCAGCGCATTTCTCGACTACAAAAAGAAGTAGACCAATTGCAAGCGCATCGTTCACGGTTACGACAGCGACGACAGCATGAAGAAGTTCCCTCAGTGGCTTTGGTTGGATATACTAACGCTGGCAAGTCCACTTTGCTGAATGCTCTCACAAATGCAGAAGTTTATACAGCCGACCAGCTATTTGCCACTCTCGATCCTACTACCCGCCGCTTGGTAATTCCTCATGGCGAAGCTAATAAACCTCAAGAAATTCTGATTACAGATACAGTAGGGTTCATACACGAACTGCCTGCATCATTAATGGATGCCTTCCGCGCCACCTTGGAGGAAGTCACAGAAGCCGATGCCCTACTCCATTTGGTGGATTTGTCTCACCCCGCTTGGTTGCGTCACATTCGCTCAGTCAGAGAAATCTTGGCACAAATGCCAATAACTCCTGGCCCGGCGCTGGTTGTTTTTAACAAGATTGATCAAGCTAATAGTGAGACACTAGCTTTAGCTAGAGAAGAATTTCCCCTAGCGGTATTTATTTCTGCGAGTCAGCGCCTGGGATTAGAGACGTTACGCCAGCGTCTTGCCAAGCTGATTGAATATGCTGTTGACTGTAGTTAA
- a CDS encoding calcium-binding protein → MAGKTYYVSGTGNDKNDGLKEGSAFRTLQKAGDLVAAGDTVYVMNGTYTNIYPNILSISDKHGTANAPITFTAYPGHTPVLEAHKNNWNAVSITGSSYVVIEGLTMVGARDEITLKYALQQKNNLSNPATSGSGINVTYIDGDKDKHSHHITISNNNISKFPGGGIGTTKVDYITVENNVVSGNGWYSPFGVQGITMLNLWNSDENVTDYKVIIRGNTSFDNKQLVPSDATGKIQEGHGIMLDRSYIGTESYAGKALIANNLIYNNGGAGIQIFKSKNPVDIVNNTVYQNSQKILTAEIFINSSKNVHASNNIMYAKNGEPANSVVNSTNVSFDNNLAYKGVLKGTGSGNILNKDPLFVNAANHDFRLKPGSPAIDAGSNAFNSITKNTPLDGDGNGSVLIDAGAYEAATNKTAITNKISLLNGTDSSEYLKGNAPASKIYGLGGQDTIVGNLGNDQLFGGDGNDTLFGGVGDDQLLGDTGNDWLYGGAGKDILTGGYGADTFVLALGEGTDSITDFEIGKDKLALSGGLKFGQLLIQQQGSIAFIMDSSDNQVLAKLDNVTASILSAQPSTFMTI, encoded by the coding sequence ATGGCTGGCAAAACATACTACGTTTCTGGAACAGGCAATGATAAAAATGATGGCTTGAAGGAAGGATCTGCATTTCGCACCCTCCAAAAAGCTGGAGACTTGGTAGCCGCAGGTGATACCGTCTATGTCATGAATGGTACTTACACAAACATTTACCCTAATATCCTGAGTATTTCAGATAAGCATGGTACCGCTAATGCACCGATTACATTTACTGCTTATCCTGGACACACACCTGTTCTAGAAGCACACAAAAACAATTGGAATGCTGTCTCAATTACAGGCTCTTCTTACGTAGTAATTGAAGGGTTGACAATGGTGGGAGCGCGAGATGAAATTACATTAAAATATGCGCTCCAGCAAAAAAATAATTTGAGTAACCCAGCAACATCTGGAAGTGGTATTAACGTTACATATATTGATGGCGACAAAGATAAGCATTCACATCACATCACAATTAGTAATAACAATATTTCTAAGTTTCCAGGAGGTGGGATTGGAACAACCAAAGTAGACTACATTACAGTAGAAAACAATGTTGTTTCTGGAAATGGTTGGTATTCTCCCTTTGGAGTCCAAGGGATTACAATGTTGAACCTCTGGAATTCTGATGAGAATGTTACAGATTACAAAGTAATTATTCGTGGCAATACTTCCTTTGATAACAAGCAGTTAGTACCTAGTGATGCAACGGGAAAAATACAGGAAGGTCATGGGATAATGCTTGATAGAAGCTATATCGGCACTGAATCTTATGCGGGCAAAGCCTTAATTGCCAACAACCTAATCTATAACAATGGTGGCGCAGGTATTCAGATTTTTAAAAGCAAAAATCCTGTAGATATTGTCAATAATACAGTTTACCAAAACTCACAAAAAATTCTAACCGCAGAAATTTTTATTAACAGCTCTAAAAATGTTCACGCATCTAACAACATTATGTATGCAAAGAACGGAGAGCCTGCCAATTCTGTTGTTAATTCTACTAATGTTTCATTTGACAATAACCTTGCTTACAAGGGAGTTCTTAAAGGCACAGGATCAGGAAATATTTTAAACAAAGACCCGTTGTTTGTTAATGCAGCGAATCATGACTTTAGGCTCAAACCTGGAAGTCCTGCGATAGATGCTGGTTCCAATGCCTTCAATAGCATCACTAAGAATACTCCCCTAGATGGCGATGGCAACGGCAGTGTATTGATTGATGCTGGTGCATACGAAGCCGCGACCAATAAGACTGCTATTACTAACAAAATTTCTCTTCTTAATGGCACTGATAGCTCTGAGTACCTAAAAGGCAATGCCCCAGCCAGCAAGATTTATGGGTTGGGGGGTCAAGATACTATCGTAGGTAATCTAGGAAATGACCAACTTTTCGGAGGCGACGGAAACGATACGCTATTTGGTGGTGTCGGTGATGACCAACTATTAGGGGACACAGGCAATGACTGGCTTTATGGGGGCGCAGGCAAAGATATACTTACAGGGGGTTATGGCGCTGATACCTTTGTATTGGCTTTAGGTGAGGGCACGGACTCTATTACTGACTTTGAAATAGGTAAGGATAAGCTTGCGTTGTCAGGTGGTCTTAAGTTCGGTCAATTGTTGATACAGCAACAAGGAAGTATTGCCTTCATTATGGATAGTTCTGACAATCAAGTGTTGGCGAAGTTGGATAATGTCACTGCAAGTATACTTTCGGCTCAACCTTCCACTTTTATGACTATTTAG